Below is a window of Candidatus Flexicrinis affinis DNA.
CCTGAAAGCTGGTCAGGATCATGCCCGTGAGCAGCGAGAACGCCTGCTGCAGGCCGGCTTTGTCAAGCCCTTCGAAATCGTGGTCGGCGAGCAGGGCGGGCTTGGAGTCGCTGAGCCGGTAGGTCTTCTCTTCGATGCCGTTGACCGACCGCGTGCTGGCGATTTCGATGTAGCCGCCTTCGAGCAGCAGACGCAAGTAACGGTACAGCGACGATACCGGCACATCCGGCAGCGCCTCGGCAATCTGGTGTGTCGTGCGTTCGCGCCGGACGAGCGCCTGAATGATGCGCAGGCGAACGGGATGAACGATCAGCGCGAGGGCTTTGCTGGGCATGAGTCTCTCTTCCGCTGCGTGGTTCAGGGGATGCCGCGTAAAAGGATACCACGTCCCGCCGTGCTGCGGCTTACGTGCCGCTGGCGAAAAACGGTGCGGTCGCGCGGAACAATCCGCGCACGGCGTCGAGCAAGGTTGCGCCGCGCCCAGCCACTGCCACATCGCCGCTGCGGGCGATCAACCGGCTGTTGACGCGCTGGTCGGGCTGTTGGACGGGGTGATACGTGAACAACACCGCCCAATCGCTGCCGAACACGTCGGCGGCGACCGTGAGCATGCGGTTGAGCGCCTCCAGCGTATCGTGGTCGAGCCACTCGTCCGGGCCGTAAAGGGCTGGCCCCCGCTTGCCCATGTCGCCCTCGTACATCCAGTGATGGTTGCTGACCTCTTGCCAGAGGGTTGCCAGCGCCTCGCCGAGCGACGGCTGATCGGTCACGCGCTCCTGATTCGGCCCCCACTCGACTTCCGCGGCCCACGTCACCGCGCCGTCAACGCCGGATGCCTCGACACGGATGTGCGCGTCGGGGTGGCCGCGGCTGACCAGATCGCCGACGACCGCCTGCCAGCTCAGCCATCCGTTGGCGTGACGGAAGACCAGCGGCTCGATCCCGCGCGTGCGGAAGTCATCGTTCATGGTACAGGCTCCATGCGAGGAAGCGGTCGATATGATACTGCGCGAGCTGCGTACCCAAGCCGCCGGGCGGCCCGTCGAAGGCGTGATGGCCCCACGGGATGCGCAGCAGCGCGACCGGCACGCCGTGGCGACGCAACGTCCAACGCAGCGTTTCGCTGTTGATGGCGTACACCAACCCGTCTTTCTGGCCGTGGACGAGCAGCGTCGGCGGCGACTCCGGCCCGGCATGCGTAAGCGGGCTGGCGTCGACGTACTGCTCCGGTACCGCGTCGAGGCCGCCACCCATGAGCTTTTCCACACGCGGGTCGACCTTCTCACCGACCATGGCGAGGTTGGACGGTGCATAAACGGCGATCACGGCGCTTACGCTCGTGTCGGCGTGGTCGCCCGACGCGCGGAACGCAGTCGACAGTGCGATATGCCCGCCGCTGCTGCGGCCCCACAGCGCAATGCGCTTCGGATCGACGCCAAGCTGTGCGGCGTTGCGGCGCACCCAGCGAATCGCCTCGCGACAGTCGTCCATCTGGCCGGGCCATCCGGTCTCGTCGATGAAGCGGTACTGGATATCGATCACGACGTAGCCGGACTGCGCCAGCGTCATGTCGTGCGGCGTGAAGACCCAGCTCTTGTCGCCGCTCGACCACGCGCCGGGGTGAAGCACGATGATCGCTGGCAGCGGGCCGTGATCGGGCGCGACCCATGCCGGCCGATAGATGTCGGCCTTGAGCGCGCGGGTCGGGCGTTCGCAGTACACCACGTCGCGGTCGACGGTGACCATGTACTGGCCCACGCGATGCGCGTTGAACGTCCGGCGCAGCGACCACGGATATTTCTGGCAGCGGGCAAGCGCCGCGGGCTGGATGTGCGTCTCGTAGCGCCGGCCGAGCATCGCCTGCATTTCCGCCTTCATGTTGCGGTGGGCGTTGCGGACGTGCCGCAGCGGATGCGCCGACATCAATGCGCCGGCAGCGCCGAACATATACGCGGACTGCACGCGGGCGCGCCACCCCGCCAGCGCCACCAACCCGCCGACCCCGATCGGCACGGCAGGGAACTCGCTGAGGGCCATCTGGGGTAGCCACGTACGCGCACTCAAGCGCGGCATGAGCGATAGGAGGCCCATACCGGCGCTGGTCAACCCCAGCACAGAAAGTCCGTAGCGGAAAGCGTGACGCATAGATGAGTGAGGATGCTCTTCATCCGATGGTCTCTCTATTGTACACGCGTCTGTGCAGCATGGGGCTCAAAATAGTAATCAGGCGGCGCGAATCCCCCACGAGGCACGAAGACTTAGCCGGATTTACAGACCGTATGCTATGGGCGCTGCCCCAATCCCCGGCAGGAGTTTGCACTCCTGCACCTCCTTACTCGCGGATTTGAGCCGCGTGCGGCTCAAACCCGCAGAGAAGGGAGACCAGAGGGCTTACGCCCTTTGGTCCTCTCAGTTCTGCGGCGTCGGCGTCCGGGTGATCGTCGGCGTGCGCGTGATGGTTGGCGTGCGTGACGGCGTCGCGGTCGGCGCGCGGGCCGTTTGTGTCGCGATGGCGTTGGCGGTCGCCTGTTCGCGGGCCTCTTGTGTCGCCGTGAGCTGTGCCTGACGGGTCAGCGTGCGCTCCACTATCGCCGTCGCTGTGACCGCCGTGGCCGTCGCGGTGGACGAGATCGACACGCGTTCGAGGCCGGCGCGGGCGTACAGCGCCAAGTTCTCGTCGGTGTCCTGCACACGATCGAGCACGCGCTGGTAATCGGTGCGCGCGTTGCCGAGCGAGCCTTGCGCCTCCCACCCTTGTGCGCGCAGCAGGCGAATCTCCGGCGAGTCAAACTCGGCCAGCGCCTGGGTTGCCGCTTCGACGGCATCCGCCGGGAACCCGCGCTCGAGCAGGACGCGCGTGCGCACTTCGCCGTACGCCAGTCGCTGATCGCGCGTGAGGCTGCTTTCGGCCACACGCTGCAGCGCGCTGTTGGCGTCTGCGATGGCTTCCGTGCGCGCCTCCTCGTCCGATACGACCGTACCGGCGACCAGCGCGCGCGCTTCCATCAGGTAGAACACCGAGTCCGGCGCAGCCCGACTGCCCCTCAGCGCATCGGCATCAGCCAGCGCCGTGATGTAATCGCCCGCGGCGAAGGCGGCCTCCATGCGAAGCACCTGCAAGTCGAGTCGTTCGGGCACGATCGACAGCGCAGTGTTGAGGTCTTCCAGCGCGCGCGCATTCTCGCCCTGTTCGAGGTAGAGCGTCGCGCGTTCGGCCAGAATGTCCGCCGATTCGACACCCGGCACGCCGTCGTCGCGCAGGTCGGCATCAAGGGCCGCGGCATACGAGCCGAGCGCCAAGTCCGGGTTGCCTTCTTCGGCGCGCGCGTCGCCCAACCGGCGCAGTGCGCGCGGATCGTCCGGGAAGTACAGGCGGTACGTATCGTTCGCCAGCACCGCGTCGCCCGGCTTGCCGAGCGCCAGCGCGATGTCCATGCGCAGTTCGTGCGCGCGCCGCTCGTACGGGTTGATGTACAGCGCGTAGAATGCCTCGTAATCGGCGGCTTCGTAGTCGCCGCGCGCAGCAGTCCCGCCGCCAGTCGCCTCGGCGCGTGCGAAATAGATTTCGGCACGCAGCATGACGAGGTCGGTATTGAGCGCGAAC
It encodes the following:
- a CDS encoding alpha/beta hydrolase, with the translated sequence MLGLTSAGMGLLSLMPRLSARTWLPQMALSEFPAVPIGVGGLVALAGWRARVQSAYMFGAAGALMSAHPLRHVRNAHRNMKAEMQAMLGRRYETHIQPAALARCQKYPWSLRRTFNAHRVGQYMVTVDRDVVYCERPTRALKADIYRPAWVAPDHGPLPAIIVLHPGAWSSGDKSWVFTPHDMTLAQSGYVVIDIQYRFIDETGWPGQMDDCREAIRWVRRNAAQLGVDPKRIALWGRSSGGHIALSTAFRASGDHADTSVSAVIAVYAPSNLAMVGEKVDPRVEKLMGGGLDAVPEQYVDASPLTHAGPESPPTLLVHGQKDGLVYAINSETLRWTLRRHGVPVALLRIPWGHHAFDGPPGGLGTQLAQYHIDRFLAWSLYHER
- a CDS encoding helix-turn-helix domain-containing protein, with amino-acid sequence MPSKALALIVHPVRLRIIQALVRRERTTHQIAEALPDVPVSSLYRYLRLLLEGGYIEIASTRSVNGIEEKTYRLSDSKPALLADHDFEGLDKAGLQQAFSLLTGMILTSFQAYLDATPDPDWKRDRLGCAEFTFLATPDEYDALWKQIWSLLQSAEAQSHTAGRVPRKVAIAGYPGVTDADNGA